In a genomic window of Bos indicus x Bos taurus breed Angus x Brahman F1 hybrid unplaced genomic scaffold, Bos_hybrid_MaternalHap_v2.0 tig00003653_arrow_arrow_obj, whole genome shotgun sequence:
- the LOC113889148 gene encoding ubiquitin carboxyl-terminal hydrolase 17-like protein 6, translating to METLVGLVCRAPGAASEHGGGVCPSPFDVFPGGQGCGPSAAGAGALRGPSVPEGPSPALGRPQRGDLAPGSAGLTPGQKGALSWKGPWGVGAGLQNLGNTCYVNAALQCLSHTPPLASWMVSQQHATLCPARSACTLCAMRAHVTRALLHAGEVIRPRKDLLAGFHRHQQEDAHEFLMFTLNAMQQGCLSASQPSGHASEDTTVIRQIFGGTWRSQIQCLRCLGVSDTFDPYLDISLDITAAQSVEQALRELVKPEKLDADNAYDCGVCLRKVPATKRLTLHSTSQVLVLVLKRFTPVSGAKRAQEVRYPQCLDLQPYTSERKAGPLGYVLYAVLVHSGWSCERGHYFCYVRAGNGQWYKMDDAKVTACDETAALSQSAYVLFYAREGAWEGGAGGGAAAPVGADPTDPGQPAADASGRAPGSEESPGDTEVEGMSLEQWRRLQEHSRPKPALELRKVQSALPAGAVVIHQSKHGGGRNRTPPQQEHERLDRPSTDTPPPGPKNVGNGPCASGRARATKGKNKKPRPSLGLWR from the coding sequence ATGGAAACCCTCGTGGGCCTTGTGTGCAGAGCCCCGGGGGCTGCTTCTGAGCACGGGGGAGGTGTGTGTCCGTCTCCCTTCGACGTCTTCCCCGGAGGGCAAGGTTGTGGGCCCAGCGCCGCTGGTGCGGGTGCCCTTCGGGGACCCTCTGTCCCTGAGGGGCCGTCGCCGGCGCTTGGGCGTCCCCAGCGGGGTGACTTGGCTCCTGGGTCAGCAGGGCTGACGCCTGGCCAGAAAGGCGCCCTGAGTTGGAAGGGgccgtggggggtgggggctgggcttcAGAACCTGGGGAACACCTGCTACGTGAATGCGGCGCTGCAGTGTCTGAGCCACACGCCGCCCCTGGCCAGCTGGATGGTGTCCCAGCAGCACGCCACCCTCTGTCCGGCCCGCAGCGCCTGCACGCTCTGTGCCATGCGAGCTCACGTGACCCGAGCCCTCCTTCACGCGGGAGAGGTGATCCGGCCCCGCAAGGACCTGCTGGCGGGCTTCCACAGACACCAGCAGGAAGATGCCCACGAGTTTCTGATGTTCACTCTGAATGCCATGCAGCAAGGGTGCTTGAGTGCATCCCAGCCGTCGGGCCATGCCTCCGAGGACACCACCGTCATCCGTCAGATCTTCGGCGGGACCTGGAGGTCTCAGATCCAGTGTCTCCGCTGCCTCGGTGTCTCGGACACGTTCGACCCTTATCTGGACATCAGCCTGGATATCACGGCGGCTCAGAGTGtggagcaagctctgagagagcTGGTGAAGCCCGAGAAGCTGGACGCGGACAATGCCTATGACTGTGGCGTCTGTCTCCGGAAGGTGCCTGCCACCAAGAGGTTGACTTTGCACAGCACCTCCCAGGTCCTGGTGCTGGTGCTGAAGCGGTTCACACCGGTGAGCGGGGCCAAAAGGGCTCAGGAGGTGCGCTATCCCCAGTGCTTGGACCTGCAGCCCTACACGTCCGAGCGGAAGGCAGGGCCACTGGGCTACGTGCTCTATGCCGTGCTGGTGCACTCCGGGTGGAGCTGTGAGCGAGGACACTACTTCTGTTACGTCCGAGCGGGCAACGGCCAATGGTATAAGATGGACGATGCCAAGGTGACCGCCTGTGACGAGACCGCTGCCCTGAGCCAGAGCGCCTACGTCCTGTTCTACGCCCGGGAGGGTGCGTGGGAAGGGggcgctgggggaggggcagcggcCCCCGTCGGGGCTGACCCCACAGACCCGGGGCAGCCTGCAGCAGACGCCAGCGGCAGAGCTCCTGGGTCGGAGGAGTCCCCGGGGGACACAGAGGTCGAAGGGATGAGCTTAGAGCAGTGGCGACGCCTGCAAGAACACAGCCGACCGAAGCCGGCCTTGGAGCTGCGGAAGGTCCAGTCTGCCCTGCCTGCCGGCGCAGTCGTGATTCACCAGTCCAAACACGGAGGAGGGAGAAACCGCACGCCGCCCCAACAGGAGCACGAGCGGCTCGACCGTCCCAGCACGGACACCCCGCCTCCGGGGCCGAAGAACGTCGGCAACGGCCCTTGTGCCAGCGGGAGGGCCAGAGCCACCAAGGGGAAGAACAAGAAGCCGCGGCCGTCTCTGGGGCTGTGGCGGTAG
- the LOC113889146 gene encoding ubiquitin carboxyl-terminal hydrolase 17-like protein 6, translating to METLVGLVCRAPGAASEHGGGVCPSPFDVFPGGQGCGPSAAGAGALRGPSVPEGPSPALGRPQRGDLAPGSAGLTPGQKGALSWKGPWGVGAGLQNLGNTCYVNAALQCLSHTPPLASWMVSQQHATLCPARSACTLCAMRAHVTRALLHAGEVIRPRKDLLAGFHRHQQEDAHEFLMFTLNAMQQGCLSASQPSGHASEDTTVIRQIFGGTWRSQIQCLRCLGVSDTFDPYLDISLDITAAQSVEQALRELVKPEKLDADNAYDCGVCLRKVPATKRLTLHSTSQVLVLVLKRFTPVSGAKRAQEVRYPQCLDLQPYTSERKAGPLGYVLYAVLVHSGWSCERGHYFCYVRAGNGQWYKMDDAKVTACDETAALSQSAYVLFYAREGAWEGGAGGGAAAPVGADPTDPGQPAADASGRAPGSEESPGDTEVEGMSLEQWRRLQEHSRPKPALELRKVQSALPAGAVVIHQSKHGGGRNRTPPQQEHERLDRPSTDTPPPGPKNVGNGPCASGRARATKGEEQEAAAVSGLWR from the coding sequence ATGGAAACCCTCGTGGGCCTTGTGTGCAGAGCCCCGGGGGCTGCTTCTGAGCACGGGGGAGGTGTGTGTCCGTCTCCCTTCGACGTCTTCCCCGGAGGGCAAGGTTGTGGGCCCAGCGCCGCTGGTGCGGGTGCCCTTCGGGGACCCTCTGTCCCTGAGGGGCCGTCGCCGGCGCTTGGGCGTCCCCAGCGGGGTGACTTGGCTCCTGGGTCAGCAGGGCTGACGCCTGGCCAGAAAGGCGCCCTGAGTTGGAAGGGgccgtggggggtgggggctgggcttcAGAACCTGGGGAACACCTGCTACGTGAATGCGGCGCTGCAGTGTCTGAGCCACACGCCGCCCCTGGCCAGCTGGATGGTGTCCCAGCAGCACGCCACCCTCTGTCCGGCCCGCAGCGCCTGCACGCTCTGTGCCATGCGAGCTCACGTGACCCGAGCCCTCCTTCACGCGGGAGAGGTGATCCGGCCCCGCAAGGACCTGCTGGCGGGCTTCCACAGACACCAGCAGGAAGATGCCCACGAGTTTCTGATGTTCACTCTGAATGCCATGCAGCAAGGGTGCTTGAGTGCATCCCAGCCGTCGGGCCATGCCTCCGAGGACACCACCGTCATCCGTCAGATCTTCGGCGGGACCTGGAGGTCTCAGATCCAGTGTCTCCGCTGCCTCGGTGTCTCGGACACGTTCGACCCTTATCTGGACATCAGCCTGGATATCACGGCGGCTCAGAGTGtggagcaagctctgagagagcTGGTGAAGCCCGAGAAGCTGGACGCGGACAATGCCTATGACTGTGGCGTCTGTCTCCGGAAGGTGCCTGCCACCAAGAGGTTGACTTTGCACAGCACCTCCCAGGTCCTGGTGCTGGTGCTGAAGCGGTTCACACCGGTGAGCGGGGCCAAAAGGGCTCAGGAGGTGCGCTATCCCCAGTGCTTGGACCTGCAGCCCTACACGTCCGAGCGGAAGGCAGGGCCACTGGGCTACGTGCTCTATGCCGTGCTGGTGCACTCTGGGTGGAGCTGTGAGCGAGGACACTACTTCTGTTACGTCCGAGCGGGCAACGGCCAATGGTATAAGATGGACGATGCCAAGGTGACCGCCTGTGACGAGACCGCTGCCCTGAGCCAGAGCGCCTACGTCCTGTTCTACGCCCGGGAGGGTGCGTGGGAAGGGggcgctgggggaggggcagcggcCCCCGTCGGGGCTGACCCCACAGACCCGGGGCAGCCTGCAGCAGACGCCAGCGGCAGAGCTCCTGGGTCGGAGGAGTCCCCGGGGGACACAGAGGTCGAAGGGATGAGCTTAGAGCAGTGGCGACGCCTGCAAGAACACAGCCGACCGAAGCCGGCCTTGGAGCTGCGGAAGGTCCAGTCTGCCCTGCCTGCCGGCGCAGTCGTGATTCACCAGTCCAAACACGGAGGAGGGAGAAACCGCACGCCGCCCCAACAGGAGCACGAGCGGCTCGACCGTCCCAGCACGGACACCCCGCCTCCGGGGCCGAAGAACGTCGGCAACGGCCCTTGTGCCAGCGGGAGGGCCAGAGCCACCAAGGGGGAAGAACAAGAAGCCGCGGCCGTCTCTGGGCTGTGGCGGTAG